DNA from Ictidomys tridecemlineatus isolate mIctTri1 chromosome 12, mIctTri1.hap1, whole genome shotgun sequence:
TCTTTATGGTGTCAATCGCAGATAACGTTTGAATGCGATGGTAAAAATCAAAGAGTTGATGTCCATCCACAAACACTCTGAAACGTGGGTGCTCACAAAGAATTTCCACCTGGAAGAAACAAAGTAATAATCTGAATTCACAATTTCAACAAAGCCTGCAAGGGAAGACAAACAAACATAActttattttggagaaaaaaaaggcaacatCTTCAGTGATTCTCAAATATCAGAATGCACTGGAAGGAACCATAGAGGGGGTTAGTTAGAACAAATTGCAGGCCTTCACTCTCCAAATTCCCAATTCAGAAGGACTAGGGTGAGGCCTAAAAATTGACATTTCTACCAAGTTCCAAGGTAACAGTGATAAGGCTGAAACAGGGAATatactttgagaaccactacACTTCACTATTCAATATcctttaaagattttaaattgcTCAGGCTTCAACATTTGTCTCTGCACCCCAGAAGTTGGTAACTAGCATAGATTAAGTTACATGGCATTTAATGTCTCCATTACTATCCCCCAAACCCACTTTTAGAGGAGCCCCTCATAAGGCCAAACTGGTACCCATTTAGTAGCATGTAATAATAGTCTAGACACTCAAACATGGTAACACTAAAGCAGAGAGAAGGTTATATAGTAATTACCTACAATGTGTAATTAACAAAGCTTTGTAAGccaaacagaaatacaaattcCACATGGTAAAAGCTttgtcttctcctttttcttaacaTAAGTAATTCGCCATAAGTTTAATTATTGGTTCTGTGCTATGATGTATTTATTAAAAGCTCTGGTATTCACCATGCAAGGGAAGACTCCATATGTGATATTAGTCACATTtaattcatattattattaaactTGTATTACCAAGAAGGGCCtatttcactttaattttgtTGTTGGGGAGCATTATATCCCTACTAGAAGTTTTGGTTGATCATACTCATGAGTGTGAAGATTCATCATTAGGAAACTTATAATGATCAAGAGGAGCCTAAGAGGACATAACCATCCTACAGAAGAGGGTGGAGTGCCTTCCCCAGTCTAGGATTAGAAAGGCAATGATTTTAATTCTATCACAGATATGAAAGTCCTGGCTTCTTATTTCTCACCCAGACTATAAAGCCTTTGAAAGTTTTTAGATGAAGAGCAACATCTTGAAGGTTGATCAGGCAAATGGGAGTTTTTAATGAAGCTGCCATTATTGGGATGTGTGTGAACGAGATCTGATGAAGGAACTTCATCACTGCACGAAGTCCTTTTCTCCACATTACTGACATGCATCTCTTATTTGGCATTATCCTTTCTAGAGGAAGGTGCTGCTAATGCTGCTTGATTAGGTGGCAAGTTTGGGTTGTGTTTCCTGCCCAGTAGATAGTGGGGAGCAAATCTATATTCTTCCAGGACCAAGGGAAGAAATCTGTCAGCCACATAGCCTGTGACCATGAAATAGACAGAGGCTTGATTAATTCAGAGGGGGAAACAAGGACACGGACATGGCCTcattagcaaaggaaacaagagaacATAAAATGATAACCAccaaattctttaaaatgtcttAATGAATAAGGTTTCAAACTACTTAAAGGCTAagggaaaaaatgaggaaaattctGGATacttattaatatgtattaatcaGATATTTGGGGACAGGAATTTATTATATGCCTAACACTATGTTGTGTACTATATACAAAAGTATTTGCTAAATTAATACTTACCATAGTAGCTAAGTGTAGTAGTaggtttttttccttaataatctGAGTATGTAAACATGGGTGTAATAACTAAATATATGGGCTGAACAGAGAGATCCAAGTGCTACTCTGGGAGCATTAATTTCTATCAGCAAACAGAGCtcttttgattccttttcttttcctttttctttatatatatatatatatatatatatatatatatatatatattttttttttttttttttttaaccatcggGTGACAAATTTCCTGGACATGCAGAAATTCTGGCTACTTCAATATTCCTGGCAAACATGAGATTAGAACACCACTGCCCTGCCAGTGGTTGTAGCTGAGGCGCTTGAGATACTTACCCTGAATGGCTGGTCTGGGATGAATGGAAAGTAAGGGATGGCTGATTGTTCTTCACCCCTTTCTCCAGATATACAAGAATTTCTAAGTAGCTGTCGGTCTGTGAACACAGCTTTGAGTTCAATTGCCACGTCAGCAGGAGGATCTTCGGAGTCACCGCAGGTCAAGCTGATAGCAAAGCTGAAAACAAAGTGGTTTCATTTATTTGGGGCTGGATATTATAAAATGATCCAACTTCTCCTCCTCTGGGTTTGTCTGTTTTTAATGGGCAACTACTCTTTTCATAAGAGATTAGACTATGATGAAGAAAGACTACACTCAAACCAATTAATTTTGTTACCTAAAGTAGACTCTGGAGAAAACTTTGGTGGATGACTGAAATTACAAAAATCAGATACTAAATACCCCAAGCCACTCAcacatcagtgtattaatccatcAGAATTCTCAAAAACAGTCCCAGTAGTTGACTAGGGGAAATAATATCTTGTCAAGTTTGGTTCTTATTTATACTAATAGTTCTTGCTCTAAGCACCATGTTTCAAAACcataaaaaagggggaaaaaatcctttGGCCTTTCTAAGGGTCAAAGAGAA
Protein-coding regions in this window:
- the Lgalsl gene encoding galectin-related protein, with translation MAGSVADSDAVVKLDDGHLNNSLGSPVQADVYFPRLIVPFCGHIKGGMRPGKKVLVMGIVDLNPESFAISLTCGDSEDPPADVAIELKAVFTDRQLLRNSCISGERGEEQSAIPYFPFIPDQPFRVEILCEHPRFRVFVDGHQLFDFYHRIQTLSAIDTIKINGDLQITKLG